In the Sinomonas cyclohexanicum genome, CGAGCGGATCCTGGATCAGCGCGGGCCAGACGCCCGTCGAGCTCGTCCAGGCCTCCTCAATCGAGATCGGACCGGCCCTGCTCATGGCAGACGGGCGAGTCTTCTGCACCGGGGCGACCGGCCACACCGCCCTCTACACGCCCTCGGGCGACTCAATCGGAACGGGCTCGTGGGCGGCCGGACCGGATTTCCCGGCCGATGGCCAGGGCCGGCTGCTCAAGGCCAAGGATGCCCCGGCCGCCCTCCTGCCCAACGGGCGCGTCCTGTGCGTGGCCGGCCCCGCGGGCGACGGCGCAAACGACTGGCCGCAGCCCACGATGTTCTTCGAGTTCGACGGCACCAACCTCACGCGCGTCCCCGACCCGCCGAATGCCGATCAGCGGATCTACCAGGGCCGCATGCTGCTCCTGCCCACAGGCGAGGTCCTCTACGGAGCCCAGACCGCTGCGCTCCACCTGTACCAGCCGGACCCGGGCGGTGACCCCTCGTGGGCGCCGACGATCGCCTCGGTCCCCACGAGCCTCGGGATCGACGGCACGTACACCCTCACCGGCACCCAGCTCAACGGACTCTCGCAGGCCGTGAGCTACGGGGATGACGCGCAGATGGCCACGAACTACCCCCTCGTCAGGGTCACGGCCGCCCACTCCGGCAAGGTCCGCTACCTCAAGAGCGCCAATCACTCCACCATGGGCGTGGCGACGGGTGCAGCCATCGTCTCGACCCAGTTCACGGTCCCGAACGACCTGGACTTGGGCCCGTACGAGCTCAGCGTCATCGCGAACGGGATCGCCTCCGCGCCCGTCCCCGTCACGGTGGGGCTCGGCTCCGGCCGCGCCGCGTACGTCGTCGTGGACACGTGGACGCCGAGTCAGGACGGCGCGCTGTGGGCCTACGTGAACGGTGCGTGGCGGGGGCGCCTGATCGGCCGGAACGAGCTCGTCGGCATCTCGCAGGACCTGTTCTCCGCCGACGCCGTCGACGTCTGGTGGGATTCCACCGGACTCGTCACCGCGCGGGGCTGGAAGTCCCCGCGCTAGGGCCCCCGCCCCCACCGCACCTGCTTCGCCACCGCAGCACACTCACCAAGGAGCACACCGTGGAAGAGCCAACCGAGAAGATCGTCGACGAACTCGACGCCGCAGCCCGTGCCGCGCGGGCGCCGTCGTCCGCATCCGCGCCGGAGGTGCCGCCCGAGCCTGGCTCCGCCCCCGCGAAGAGGCCGACCCCGGCCGCAGCACCTGCCGGTACGGGCGGGAACGCGACGACCCACTACCTCGTCCTCGACCACTACTTCTCGGGCGGACCCGCAGCGCTCTGGGCCTACGACGGCGCGGCGTGGCGCGCAGGTCTCGTCTCCGAACCCGGGGACGAGCAGGGCGTCGTCCAAGTGGCCTTCGCGGCCAACCGGGTCGACGTGTGGTGGGACGGAAACGGCTCGCTGAACGTCATCCGGTCCTGGAAGTACCTCTGACCTGGAGGGCGGGCGAGGCATGCCCCATCGTGCGCGATCGGCGCGCCACCTGCCGTCAGCCCCGCTCGGGCGCCGAGGCCGTCGTCGTGGGCGCGGGCCGGTGGTCGCCGCCCCTCATCCGCAGGGCCACCACGATGCCCGAGGCCGCGGTGATCGCGGCGACCACGCCGACGGCCGTGGGCACGCCGCAGGCGTCGGCGATCAGACCGGAGAGGAGGGCGCCCACCGCGAACCCGCCGTCGCGCCACAGCCTGTAGATGCCGACCGAGCGGGCACGCCACGAGGGGTGCGCCACGTCGCCGATCGCGGCGAGCAGGGTGGGGTAGACCATGGCGGTGCCCGCGCCGAGCAGGATGACCCCGGCCAGCCAGGGGCCGAAGCTGCTCGCTACGGCGATCAGGGCCAGCGCCGCGCCCTGCACCAGCATGCCTCCGGCGATCAGCGGCTTGCGCCCGTACCTGTCGGAGAGTGCGCCCGTGACGAGCTGGCCGGCGCCCCACACGGCCGGGTAGACGGCCGCCAGCACGCCGATCTTGTCGAGGCTGAGGCCGGCGGCGGCGAACAGCACAGGGAAGAGGCCCCAGGCCAGCCCGTCGTTGAGGTTGTTGACCATGCCGGCCTGGCTGACCGCGGACAGCGACCTGTCCTTGAAGCTCGTGAGCGCGAAGACCTCCCGGTCGCTCAGGCCCGCGTGGCCTCCGGGAAGGGTCGGCACGTGGGCGGCGGCCTCGGTCCTGGCGTGGTGGTGGGTTTCGCGCACCGTGAGCGCGGAGAGGCCGAGGCCGATCGCGATGAAGGCGGCGCCGAGCAGGAACGGGCCGGGGCGCAGCCCGTAGGTCGAGGCGATGTACCCGGTGGCCAGAGCGGTGCCTGCCACGCCGAGGTAGCCGGCGGCCTCATTGAGCCCCATCGCCAGGCCGCGGCGCTGCGGGCCCACGAGGTCCATCTTCATCACGACCGTGGTGGACCATGTCAGTCCCTGGCTCACGCCCAGGATGAGGTTGGCCACGACAATCCATCCCCACGAGTCACCGAAGATCAGGAGGAGGGGCACGGGCAGGGCAACGAGCCAGCCGGCCACGAGGACCGGCTTGCGGCCGTACCGGTCAGAGAGAGTTCCGGCGAGGTAGTTGGTGGCGGCCTTGGCCAGCCCGAACGCGAGGATGTAGGTGAGCGCGGACGTGTACTGGTCGAGGTGGAACACCGTGCCGGCCAGCAGGGGCAGGACGGTGCGCTCCTGGCCGAGGGTCCCGCCCACGAGCGCGTTGACGGCCACGAGCAGCATGAACTGCGCCGCATTCTGCCGCAGGCCGAGGCTGATGGCGGTCTGAGCCCCCTGCGGCCGGGGGGAAGGCTTGCTGCCGGGTCGCATTGCGCTCCTTGGACTTGGACGCACGACGGCGGCGGCCCGGGTTCTCCGGGTCCGCCGCCGATCGCTCAGGGTGCGGGTGTTGGTTCGGGGCCGAGGAGTGGGACCGGCTCAGCGGGCGGCTGCGGCCGACTTCTCGTGGTCGAGCCACGCCAGGTAGCTGCCGTCGAGCTCGACGACGTCGTAGCCGGCGCGGCGCAGGCCGCTGGCCGCCACGGAGTTGCGGACCCCGCTCTGGCAGTAGCTCACGATGGTCC is a window encoding:
- a CDS encoding kelch repeat-containing protein, which encodes MASWVALTHQPTFPVGTMLLLTDGSVMCQSGDSKSWWRLTPDASGSYVHGTWSQLADMHNSRLYYASAVLRDGRVFVAGGEDSDAGADADVAEVYDPATDTWTSIGTPGWGEIGDAASAMLADGRIIAGNLIDSRTSVYDPTTKAWTATGNMAARSNEETWTLLPDGSVVTVSCANHPHAERYIPSSGSWISAGQTPVELVQASSIEIGPALLMADGRVFCTGATGHTALYTPSGDSIGTGSWAAGPDFPADGQGRLLKAKDAPAALLPNGRVLCVAGPAGDGANDWPQPTMFFEFDGTNLTRVPDPPNADQRIYQGRMLLLPTGEVLYGAQTAALHLYQPDPGGDPSWAPTIASVPTSLGIDGTYTLTGTQLNGLSQAVSYGDDAQMATNYPLVRVTAAHSGKVRYLKSANHSTMGVATGAAIVSTQFTVPNDLDLGPYELSVIANGIASAPVPVTVGLGSGRAAYVVVDTWTPSQDGALWAYVNGAWRGRLIGRNELVGISQDLFSADAVDVWWDSTGLVTARGWKSPR
- a CDS encoding MFS transporter, with protein sequence MRPGSKPSPRPQGAQTAISLGLRQNAAQFMLLVAVNALVGGTLGQERTVLPLLAGTVFHLDQYTSALTYILAFGLAKAATNYLAGTLSDRYGRKPVLVAGWLVALPVPLLLIFGDSWGWIVVANLILGVSQGLTWSTTVVMKMDLVGPQRRGLAMGLNEAAGYLGVAGTALATGYIASTYGLRPGPFLLGAAFIAIGLGLSALTVRETHHHARTEAAAHVPTLPGGHAGLSDREVFALTSFKDRSLSAVSQAGMVNNLNDGLAWGLFPVLFAAAGLSLDKIGVLAAVYPAVWGAGQLVTGALSDRYGRKPLIAGGMLVQGAALALIAVASSFGPWLAGVILLGAGTAMVYPTLLAAIGDVAHPSWRARSVGIYRLWRDGGFAVGALLSGLIADACGVPTAVGVVAAITAASGIVVALRMRGGDHRPAPTTTASAPERG